A stretch of Primulina tabacum isolate GXHZ01 chromosome 13, ASM2559414v2, whole genome shotgun sequence DNA encodes these proteins:
- the LOC142522482 gene encoding protein FEZ-like: protein MSTGKEEEEDDDDVALPGFRFHPTDEELVAFYLRRKIEKRPLSIELIKQVDIYKYEPWDLPRSSNVDDKECYFFCKRGRKYRNSVRPNRVITGSGFWKATGIDKQIYSSEGSRDCIGLKKSLVYYQGSAGKGTKTDWMMHEFRLPPGPDKGTKNIVDAKSIAREAEVWTLCRILKRSNSYKKVVMAADWREVATKRSNNVSRSTLDTSSETCSVESCEKIGYNISFSSSAPVVSHQNFQHQYQYEKKPYACNVACTMNSNQQVQGQYFTSSVKYQAPSSSSSMCADTYHEFLRHPENWEDLQSIFDYAAATAAIHPFYL, encoded by the exons ATGAGTACTggtaaagaagaagaagaagatgatgatgatgttgcaCTTCCAGGGTTCAGATTTCATCCGACTGATGAAGAGCTCGTGGCGTTTTATCTTCGGAGAAAGATCGAAAAGAGACCATTAAGCATCGAACTCATAAAACAAGTTGATATCTACAAGTATGAGCCATGGGATCTTCCAA GATCCAGTAACGTTGATGACAAGGAGTGCTACTTCTTCTGCAAAAGGGGAAGAAAATACAGAAACAGCGTTAGACCCAACAGAGTAATAACAGGTTCCGGGTTCTGGAAAGCCACTGGTATCGACAAACAAATATACTCTTCCGAAGGAAGCCGTGATTGCATCGGGTTAAAGAAATCCCTGGTATATTATCAGGGAAGCGCCGGAAAGGGAACCAAGACCGATTGGATGATGCACGAGTTCCGGCTGCCGCCTGGCCCCGACAAAGGAACCAAGAACATAGTGGATGCTAAAAGCATTGCTCGAGAAGCT GAAGTTTGGACCCTATGCAGAATACTGAAGCGCAGCAATTCTTACAAGAAAGTTGTCATGGCCGCGGATTGGAGAGAAGTCGCCACGAAGAGAAGCAACAACGTTAGTCGTTCGACACTAGACACGAGCTCAGAAACATGCAGCGTGGAGTCCTGTGAAAAAATCGGATACAATATTAGTTTCAGTAGCTCTGCGCCAGTAGTCAGTCATCAGAATTTCCAGCACCAATATCAATATGAGAAGAAACCCTACGCATGTAATGTTGCTTGTACTATGAATTCCAACCAACAGGTTCAAGGCCAATATTTCACGAGCTCAGTGAAATATCAAGCCCCGTCTTCTTCCAGCTCTATGTGTGCTGACACTTATCATGAGTTTCTAAGGCATCCTGAGAATTGGGAGGATCTTCAGTCCATCTTCGACTacgctgctgctactgctgctatTCATCCCTTCTATTTGTAA